Part of the Notamacropus eugenii isolate mMacEug1 chromosome 5, mMacEug1.pri_v2, whole genome shotgun sequence genome is shown below.
cttctcagagtcctcatctggccaaacaaacgcTTCCAGTCAgtaacccccaaagtaaaacctcaactcagagtatctATACccttttttagagccaaagggcatcacaacccttgagaactagtgcctcattaacaaaaggcttccctgatcaaactccccttaatggataggcccattaatgggtgggaaagatcttctttaatcacattattcaatcagaggcacttttagtaaaacaaaaacagcaaaagatcctaatttgattgccatcacaactGCTTAAACATTAACTCAAGACTATGTTAAAGAAagctctcccctctttcctttactAAGTTTGAAATTGTCTATACCTTTCACTTATAACTTTACTGTATTGGCAAGGTGTCCTCTTTAGCTCCTATAGAGAAGAGATGTGATTTCTAGTAATGTAATTATTATAAAATGAATTGCAAAAAAAGTCAAACTTGGAAGACCTGTGGAGTCAACATtggttgatttgtttttttcaagGGGATTGActgtatttgttattttgttattattttctaccATTCTTCTCTCTTAACATGGACAACTAGGAATTGACTCCATAGctccttaaaatattatttatggaATTGCATAAATATTCATGggaatgtaaaaaaaatacttttattttttgtttaaatttagcCTGAGTagatgttgtgtgtgtgtgatttgttcttcatttttgaagaggaccatgacatcagggagatgatgacatgatttgtaatTGACTGTGATTTGAGTGAGGGGgtgctgtacaaagtcaccagtctcactttctccaccagagccatctgggttcagtggacAGATATTGATCAGTTctcctggagatgacccaggatgcagtgagagaccttggcccttttaagttaagtccttttcagattctcactttgagtgaggcaatgcccattcagtgaataggcttctttaagatgTTAAAAAATACAGTTATAACATTTGTAAGCAAATCACAAAACTATTTAAATTGTGTTCAAATAACTTCAAGGGAAATCATTGAATATCCCAAGTTCATAAAGTGATGAATTTCTAAGCTTCCTTAATGaggatttttttaatggaagtgttttttcctttctcttatattTTTACCTGACTATGGAAGATTAGATTACTAATTCcttgtatattatattatttattttaaatgaagtcaCTAGGATCCCTTCTTGGGAGATCTACAAATGGAAGTTGAACCCCATTATTCAATGGAATACTTTGTATATTGTTCAGGGTACAATGGGCTTTGCGAGTCACTGAGGTTGAAACATTCATTATGTCAGAGCAATGAGAATAGCAGTGAGAATTCTCTTTCTACTGAGAGTCTGAGGACCAGCAGAGTGACAGCTCATTGTTTGGTTATTTACtttgtttcagctgtgtctgactttttgtgatccccatttggggttttcttggaagaggtactggagtagtttgccatttccatttccttctccaacttattttacagatgaggaaactgaggcaaatagggttaagtgacttgtccagggtcacacagctaataagtatctgaaaccagatttgaattcaggaagatgagtcttcttgattccaggcctagtaatctatccacttcaccacctagctgccttaacaGCTCATGACTAGGTTTGTACTTGAAGCTTTCCTGGCTTGATAGGAATTCCTGTAGCTTGTGTGCCCTTGTTCTAGACTTTCAGATGAGGTAGCAGGAGGACTACTTATCACTtactaaatttatttaagttctaagagcttacaatctacatTGGGCTTAGAGTTAGAACAGTTGGTTCAGAATCTGACTGACTCAATACCTACATAGCTTTGGGCTTACTTGCTTAAATTTGCTTCATATTTTAAGTGAGGAATGAAATGGATTTTAACTAACTTTGACCCCAAGGAACTCCATCAAGTTTTTCAGCAGTCACAGAATTGCTGTAGTTTGCAAGGTTAAAGTCTAACTATACATAAATaaactattatatttttatattatgatatatttaatatatgttttatacacacacacacagtgcatgatgggcagttagatggtgcagcagagcaccagatttgaaatcaggaagatttatcttcctgtgttcaaatctggcctcagatccttagcagctgtgtgatcctgggcaaatcatttaactctgtttgcctcagtttcttcatctgtaaaatgagctggagaaggaaatagcaaaaccactctagtatctttgccaggaaaaccccagtggggccatgaagagtcagacaagactgaaaaataactcaacagtaacacatataatacacataagGAAAAATTCCTTATACCCTGTTTGAAGAGTTATTTCTTTACTGTAGCTGATTGGTGGTGCTATACACTATTTatatcttgcttttatttttctgtaccgTACATCACTCATATTCTTTAAAAGCAATACCTCCTGAGTTTGTTTTTCTGTACTCCCATGTAGTCATGTACCTTGTTATCACAGCCAATCAGAAAAGAgtatttcctttgattttgttgtgcATTTTTTATATAGAAGAAGCCctattaaaaaaattgagtttgtAAAGATACCTGTCTCTGTGTATCTTCTTTGTtttgcaagtaaaaaaaaaaatctgttaaccAGAAACAGTGTGTCAGggtattttgtttgcttttttccagGTATCACAACAGGAGATTGCACTGGATGAGCTCAAACTCTCTTCCAGCTTTATATAATTCTAGCTCTATACAATTCAATGAATCTTATATAGTGTATTCCAAAAAAAGCTTAATGCAATTTAATCTGTTTAttcttaaaactgtactaagaatTTTTGGAACATactgtatttctttgtatctctccttggatctaataaacatttaacaacgCTTTAAAAGTTAACGAATATtccaaaaatatgttttttttttaaaggactagTACTTTTCTCTCTAGTGTGAGGATAAATTACATCTACCCCATATTTTCTTCTGGCATAATGGAGGCCATTACCCTCATGTAACAGGCTTAGAGCTACCATTCTTGGTCTTGGTGGAACCTGGGGGAGATTTGGGGTCTACTTCCAGCCTCATGGAAAGACTTCATTTTAGTATGCAAAATTTTTAGTGGTCTCTTTGCCCTCCTCCCTCTGAAGTAGTCAGGTAGGGGTGGGCTGCTGGGTCAATTAAAAGATTAACTCTTGCATGGCCTTCTCTTCTGTGATGCCCTGTGTGGCAAGTATTCGTTTTGAATCTGTGGGATGATGTGTGCTACTTCCCATATGGAACGTGAACTCAACTAAAGAAGTTGTAGCTTAGTCCCTTGGCTCCCTTTACTGCTTCCTTCCTTGGTTCTCATGGATGTTCTCCTCATGTGTGGCCAACTTCTTGAGTTTGTAAGGAAGATCCGAAAGTCCTGGAGTGAAAGGATGCAGCAGCAGTCAAGCCTCAAGGTCAGGGGAAGGTTGACATAGATTTGTTTTGTTCATAATATAAATTTGAGATGgttgccattattatccccatcttgttTCCATGTCAGTTTGGAATATGTTTCTCCGATCCTCTAGCATACAAGGTTTCCAATTGATTTAGTAACTcccttttttaaagttatatgaCTTTAAGCTTCAATAGATTACaattgtactaagacttttgggacactttgtatatctagatacacacacacacacacacacacacacacacgtctccTCTGCATCTGGCTCTAATTCTTGCAAAACAAGgaagatacacagagacagacatcTCTAAGTCTAAAGTCTGAAGTTTCTGCTGTTTAGCTATTTAAAACtcctttgttttttcagtcaAGTTGTTCTTCTCTTGACCCAATCAGAAGGGCATTAGAATTCTGAAAAGTAAAAAAGGCATCAGGCaaattgatgttttttttttttaaagagttagtTTAAATACCTCCCTTATACTTTGGCATTGATTATATTCAGGGCCAACAGAATGGAATGAGAGGGAAATATCATTCCTTCCTGTcttatagataagggaactgaggtttagagaggttaagACTTTTTTTGCTTATGGTGACTCAGCTAGGTCAGAGGTAGGACTGgagcacaggtcttcctgactaaaagGCTAGGCCTCTGTCTGCCATGGGTTACTTCTCCCCTTCAAAGTCCTTGAATTTGCAAGTCTTACAGACCACTCTCGGCTGTAAGCTGAGACAGATGTCAATTTATTTGAGTGTTACTGGGGTCACCCAGCATAGACTGAGCCAATACCCCAGTGGATAAAGTTCTCTAAGTGGCTGAAACATTTGGAGCTTCAGAGAAATAGCTTTTGTGCCTTTAAACTTTGGCAAAATTGATATGAAGAAGGCATTATGTAGTATGGAGAAACTTTTGGCAGCTCTGGACACAGAAAGGTTTTAAAATGGACAGGAATGGTGGGGGGGGAGAAAGCAACTAGAAAATTTATCTGGGAAATCTtgaccctttttcatttttctttttagcacTGAAGTCCTACCTGTGATTCAGTCACCTGAAATGAACATCATTCACACAGGAGCCAAAATAGACTTGGTGCAGCAGACAGCAAGAGGACCATAAGGCATAGAACTCAACAAACCTCAGTGCCTTCACTTCCCTGTTTTCCTGAATAATGAGGGacagggaaaactggataattgGCATTCACAGACAACTCCTGTTTGTTATAGGCAATGGCCCCAACGTTTGCCTCCACTAAACTTTCTAACAGTTGCCAGTAGGTATAAGATTCTCTCCCCCTGAATGTGAATGCAAACAGATAAATATTAATATCTGAAGGATTAACTGGCCCTTTTCCAAGTTATTTTGCTTGTGTGCAATCAGACCAAAAATTCATTCAGaacaacaaataaattattcctttATTAAAGAGATCAACAAAGTGAGGAAATCCATGCCTGGCTGACCTCAGCTTTGCTGTGGAACAAAGAAAAGCAGTCAGAAGCCAGGTCCTGTGTTCTTTCCTAGGTCCCTTCAGAGGTTAAGTGCCAGACCTAGCCACCTAGCCTGTGTCCCTCAAAAGGGAGCGGAGTTGATCCAAGAAGGCTACTTCTGTCCCAAGGCAAAAGGgtgtcaaacaaaacaaaacactgaaagGGTCTCTCCTAAAAGTGATCTCTCCACAGGCATATGcataaaaaggagggagaagagcaaCCTCTTTCCAGCTTAAGGGGCCCCAGAGGGAGGAATGTCCCAGGTTCTTTTGTCCAGGAGCCATGAAAAGAGGCCAGTGGCATTGAGAAAAGTCTGCGTATAAGCGTTAGGTGCTCTTAGAGAACAAGTAGGAGGAAGGAAGCTAAGAACAGGATGCAGGGGAGCTGCTGGGAAATGGCATGGCTTGCGTAGAGGTGGGCTACTGCCACATTGGGGTTGCCTTGGGAAGGGTCAAACCACATCTGAATGCACTGTCCACTGCCCCTTCGCTCCTTGGTGGCCTTGTAAGAGTTGCTCCAGATCTTCTCACAGAGGTCAGCTGGAGATGGAAAATAGTGAGGGAAAGGGCGGCAGAGGGCAAGGGCAGGACAGTGGTTCTTACCTGAGTTGAGGAGGGAAACACAGTGTGTTGGTCAAGAGCTAAGAATTATGCTACCATCCGCGTCCCCTCAAGTAAAAGGAAATGGCCACTCTTCGTGCTAGGGATAGTTGTTCCGAACATCACCAGGCCAGCTAGCTGTGACAGCCATGGGCCCGGCCTGTCATCCCAGGCAGCAGGGTGCTCTCTTCCCCAGCCTTCTCTTGCCTCTTACCTGATCTCCAGGCCCAGCCTTTGTGCCAGTCAGACTTGCAGGTATAAGAGGTGTGGCAGTCTTTCCACCATTCTTCACAATCTTCCCAGCACAGAGGCACGTTCAGGACACGCTCCTTCCGCCATCTTGTGCTCACCTAAGAtgatgggaaaaggaaagaaagaacaggcTCAAATCTGTCTTTGGAGCTTGCTGTTGACCCAAGTGCCCTCTCACTCCAATTTGATACTCTGTGGTATAGTCAGAAACATGCCTATTCTACATGTGTGAGGAAGTCTTTCTagccccttctcctccagaggaaAGAGGTCATGGCTATTCCTGAAAGGCCTTTGGAGATACTAGCACAAAGTACTCATCATGTCATAACTGCTGATTTCTTCCTACAATCAGCAAAATGTTGAATGAGGAAGGTGGAGGGGGTTGGGGAGTGGAGGTGGGGTctgccttcttctctctccctcctctctttagCTTCcactttatatgttgtcttcctccattagaatgtaagctactttagggcaaagactgtctttctttttgttcagaTTTATAGCCTGAGCACTTCATGCCTGGGGTAAAGTAATGCTTGGTGACTTGACAGGATAATCCTTTTCAAATGTTATTACTGAATGTATGATCTTGGTCAAATTACCTCCCTTCTCCAAGTTtcaatttgctcatctataaaataaggggtttggaccagatgattaAGGACCTCTCTAGCTCTAATTTGGTGGTTTTGAGCTTCACTTAGAATGCTAAGGAGGAAGCACTGTGAGGCCAGAGTCTACAATTCATTTCAGCATCCCTCCCAGGTCACAGCACTGTGCAGATTCTTCCCCTAACTCCACCCACCTCCTGGATCCAGGGCCCCAGATTTGGGGAGCACTCATAGAGGCAGGCATCTTGGATAAAGTGCTTCCTACAGCTGGGGGTCATCACGCCACAATGCCTGAAGTTGAAGTTGTACAGAGGAGACACATCCATGTGAATTTCCCGGCTTGTGTTGACAGTACAGCAGGCATTGTCCTTCCAGGGGCTACACTGTAGGGCAGAAGAGCCagaaaaatttttgttttcttcttttttttgggtGGGGCTAGGGTATGGAGTGAAGATATTGTAAAGAGATGGACATAGGAATTCTGGATGGCTTGGTCTCCTCTGGCTCAAATGAGGTACAAGCTTCCCTAACACTGCCATTTCCTCAACTTAAGATTGTTGCCATTTTCCATAGGACAGCCAAGGCACATATTGGTGGGGTGGTGGTAGAGACAAATATATAGagtgggaaaaaattacattgaAGATAATTAAGATAGACCTGGGACTACTTAAGAGTTTCTTCTTGGAGAAGTGACTTGGAGTGACTATGTGCAGTCATGCTATTACTAGAGTTCTGAGGATAGCACAATAGAGAAACATTAGCACACCTACCCAGAATTCCAGCCTCTAAGTGGGtatgtgggagggaggggggattgggaaggaggaaatggaacagggaaaggaggaagataaaAATGAGCCCTAGCCAAAGTCCAACTAACACACAGTGGCTCTGGGGACATGTATAAAATGGTAGAGAGTAGGATAGCAAGATAGAAACTGATTTATGCTCCCTCTACAACACTGACAAGGCCCCGTCTGTttatataggcagctaggtggcacagtccaTTGAACTTcaagttggagtcagaaagactcctcttcctgagttcaaatctgacctcagacacttactagccgggtcactctgagcaagtcacttacccctctttgattcagtttcctcatctgcaaaataagctggagaaggaaatggcaagccactctagtttcttttgccaagaaaactgcgaataggtcatgaacagtcagacacaactggaaacaGCTGAATAACAACAGAACATTACTAGAGTTCTGGATTATGTTGATCTAGGATGCTGATGACCTTAGTTTGACATTAGTCACATATGTCCAAGTTGCACCAACAATGCTCAGGCAAACTTGCTAGAGATGAATAGATACTCACGTGGCTTGGTACTAGATTAGTAGTCTTATCTTCCAAAAGGAGACTAAACACTGGCACTGAGAgtatgtcataggatcatagatttagaattagaagggaatttagagactGAGTGCTTCATTTTGTGGGAAGGTAAAATTGAAGGAAGAGgatttacccagggccacacagctagtaagtgtctgggggcaggatctgaacttaactcttcctgactccaagtttaatgTTTTATGCACCATGTCATTTAGTTACCTCAGAATTAGGGGTCCTGGATCTCAGTTCAATTCTGCTTATAAACTtattgtatgactttggacaaggtaTTTCCCAATTTTTGGGTTtaaggttcctcatctgtaatttcAAGATCCCTTTGAAGTCTTTAATGTATGATTTTATGAATCCATCCTAGGTGCGTAGCCAAGATTCCATACCTGCTCAAGGAGCTCATTTTCAGGGCCTGGTTTCTTCTTGTGGTGTTTGGCATCCATGCAAATGTTGAGCAGCTCCCTTTCAGCCTGTATCACGGATGCTGCCAGCAGCCCTAGCCACCACCACTCCATGGCTTTGCTGTTGAAAAGGTAGACAACTTGCTTTTGGAAAGGGAGATCTATGGAACAGCCTCTTCCCTAATTCATTCAGGTTTGGCAAGACATCTTGGAAGGGGAGGGCCTTGGTACCTGCATGTAATCACAAAATATAGGATGGTACTATAAGTGCCCTCATAATGGTTGTACTAGCCTGATGGGGAATGTCAATCCAGGGCACCAATGTTCTAAATagactgtaccacctatctgcctggATAAGCTTATGGAGCCTTGTCAATGTTGTAGAAGCTAAGGAGCATAAATGAGATTTTATCTTGGAATCCTGTTCTCTGCTCCTTTATATATGCCCCCAGAATTACTGTGTGATAGCTGGACTTTGGCTAGGGCTCATTtttatctccctcctttccctgctccattctctccttccccccaccccacacccaTTTTGAGGCTGGAATTCTGGGTAGATGTGCTGATGTTTCTCTCTTGTGCTATCCTCAGGTCCCTGGTAATAGCATGGCTGCACATCGTTACTCCAAGTAGAAGAAACTCTTAAGTAGTCCCAGGTCTACCATAATTATCTTCAGTGTAATTTTTCCCCTCACTCCATATTTAGATTCCCAGGACATGCTTGGAAGTGTGTAAATGTGTGTTTGTATGGGAGATGGAAATCAGTCACTCTCACTAGCCTTTCCTCTCATTATCAAGGATGGggtcaagtgaaaaaaaagtacATACAGGTGTTCTTAGCATTTTCTAGTGACCTAGGAAAGCATTTCTGGTCACTCACCTGAACATGGGCATGTAATTAAAGTGGGAAGGCTGCCTCAGTCTGAAAGCCTAATTCTATTATGATGggaatgcattcattcattttacctTAACCATATGTACTTACTACCACCCAGCACTATGGAGGTGGGGGATGTATACAAAGAAACTTGAGATTTTGGATCTTTCCCAGAAATAGCTTTCACCTTTCTCCTCTACTTCCTCACTATATCTGTATCACTCTAGACAACAAAGACCGTTTTATAAGACAATAGGAATAATTCCACTATCCATCTTGGCAACCTGTTCTTCACctagccttttcatttttttcagtggcCCTTTCTTCAAGGTGCTCATCATGGATCTATCATGACAAAACCCCAAATCTGTTGGAAGACCAGACTCTAAATAGTCTCTAGTTGGATAGCCCAGATCCCCTCTACTGATAGTACCTAAGGTTAAGAAGCAACAGGACAGGAATCTGCTGGATGAAGGAGGCTCCGTCTAACAATGCAGGTTGACATCTTCTCTGAGATTTATATTTTTAGAGTTGCTTAGAGCaatgagagaggttaagagatttgacCAGTGACTCAGAGCTAGTATGTGAGTGGTGGGACCTGATCCCAAGTCTTCTTGGCCCTAAGGgtcactctctatccactataccatagcTGCCTCTCCAAACAGAAAGGGTAAAACATTCACAGAGCCTGCTACACGGGTAAATCAAGAAATCCAAGCAGAAAGCCCAGAAC
Proteins encoded:
- the IZUMO1R gene encoding sperm-egg fusion protein Juno, with translation MEWWWLGLLAASVIQAERELLNICMDAKHHKKKPGPENELLEQCSPWKDNACCTVNTSREIHMDVSPLYNFNFRHCGVMTPSCRKHFIQDACLYECSPNLGPWIQEVSTRWRKERVLNVPLCWEDCEEWWKDCHTSYTCKSDWHKGWAWRSGKNHCPALALCRPFPHYFPSPADLCEKIWSNSYKATKERRGSGQCIQMWFDPSQGNPNVAVAHLYASHAISQQLPCILFLASFLLLVL